One region of Rhizobium sp. WYJ-E13 genomic DNA includes:
- a CDS encoding MFS transporter, with the protein MVPPDNAVAGLQPKTARFRAILHVMASILIVATGNSLLTTTVSLHLSDPAIDPQVVQLLLTAFPIGFLAGCLSARLLVGRYGHERAFLAVAALAAFGACGYMLTQAPAVWFCLRLINGFAIATLFVVAESWINLYADQKNRGAYFSLYMLMTSLATLSAQLLVEATGPGSPHLFEIVLGVILCGLAYARLVGAPWPALRVSAAAETEGTGSVQLRHCFGVWQLAALAPVTVVGVFQAGMTNMNVYTMTPIYAERVGIDAASAVTLVTAFSLGGMLAQAPVGWLSDRIDRRILLLVQGLVAAGLCAAIAWPGSHPQILLLGLFFAYGSVALTIYPVAIAYANSQLDSRHMVSASGGLLLLYSIGNIMTPGAAAGLMDRFAPQALFLLLGGGAFLVAVAACLNLSRQRSGGTKLCLEPGGCE; encoded by the coding sequence ATGGTCCCTCCCGATAATGCGGTTGCCGGCCTCCAGCCGAAGACGGCAAGGTTTCGTGCGATCCTGCATGTCATGGCGAGCATCCTAATCGTCGCAACCGGCAACTCGCTTCTAACGACGACCGTCTCGTTGCATCTGAGCGACCCGGCGATCGATCCCCAGGTCGTGCAGCTCTTGCTGACGGCGTTCCCCATAGGCTTTCTCGCCGGATGCCTGTCTGCGCGCCTGCTGGTCGGCCGCTACGGCCACGAGCGCGCCTTTCTGGCTGTCGCCGCACTCGCAGCATTCGGTGCCTGCGGCTACATGCTGACGCAGGCACCAGCTGTCTGGTTCTGCCTGCGTCTGATCAACGGCTTTGCCATCGCCACGCTCTTCGTCGTCGCCGAGAGCTGGATCAACCTCTATGCTGACCAGAAGAACCGCGGAGCCTATTTCTCCCTCTACATGCTGATGACCTCGCTTGCGACCCTGTCTGCGCAATTACTCGTCGAGGCCACCGGACCGGGTTCTCCGCATCTGTTTGAGATCGTGCTCGGCGTCATCCTATGCGGGCTAGCCTACGCCCGCCTTGTCGGCGCACCCTGGCCAGCCTTGCGCGTGTCGGCGGCTGCAGAAACAGAGGGGACGGGAAGCGTCCAGTTGAGGCATTGCTTCGGCGTCTGGCAGCTGGCAGCCCTCGCGCCGGTCACCGTCGTCGGCGTGTTTCAGGCCGGCATGACGAACATGAATGTCTACACGATGACACCGATCTATGCCGAACGCGTCGGGATCGATGCGGCTTCGGCCGTCACGCTGGTGACGGCCTTCAGCCTCGGCGGCATGCTCGCGCAAGCGCCCGTCGGATGGCTTTCGGACCGCATCGACCGGCGCATCCTGCTGCTCGTTCAAGGCCTGGTCGCAGCCGGGCTCTGCGCCGCGATCGCCTGGCCCGGCTCGCATCCGCAGATCCTGCTTCTCGGACTGTTCTTCGCCTACGGGTCCGTCGCGCTGACAATCTACCCGGTCGCCATCGCCTATGCCAATTCGCAGCTCGACAGCCGCCACATGGTCTCGGCGTCCGGAGGGCTGCTGCTCCTTTATTCGATCGGTAACATCATGACACCCGGGGCTGCTGCAGGGCTGATGGACCGGTTTGCCCCGCAGGCGCTCTTCCTGCTACTCGGCGGCGGCGCATTTCTTGTCGCCGTCGCCGCCTGCCTCAACCTGTCGCGCCAGCGATCGGGCGGCACCAAACTCTGCCTCGAACCGGGAGGATGCGAATGA
- a CDS encoding dihydroorotase family protein, with product MFDLLITGGTLINANGQICADIGIRNGRIAALLAPGDTAMARSFVDASGMQLLPGLIDAHAHLREPGLTQKEDFESGTRAAALGGVTTILDMPTDDPWTATAAQLSQKMASAAGRLNVDVGFQAVVSKSNQALEELLPLSPVSLELFTADVPKEFRFDSLHAVTEMLRRLAKAGPVIGISPGDQSILEASAGRGGKGISAFLDSRPPLAEAGGIARAVLAAAETGAPVHVRQINSKRGIEVWRRLRDLADVSVETTPQNLYFTADDYAGQAGADLKGSPPFRDRGDVEALRHALSEGLITIMATDHAPHARAEKSATYPAFADIPGGMPGLQTLLFVMLDLVAEKLIDLSALVRLCAYNPARRFGLGGSKGSIAVGCDADILVVDLNRSTSISNADQATRAGYTPFKGRRTVGYLTDVFLRGERIVRDGALLLPNRGQIVRHAA from the coding sequence ATGTTCGACCTACTGATCACCGGCGGGACGCTGATCAATGCCAACGGGCAAATATGCGCTGATATCGGCATCCGCAACGGCAGGATTGCTGCCCTGCTTGCTCCCGGCGACACCGCGATGGCGCGCTCCTTTGTCGATGCGAGCGGAATGCAGCTTCTGCCGGGGCTGATCGATGCCCATGCGCATCTGCGCGAACCCGGCCTGACGCAGAAGGAGGATTTTGAGAGCGGTACGCGTGCGGCAGCGCTTGGTGGCGTCACCACCATCCTCGACATGCCGACCGACGATCCATGGACGGCAACTGCCGCGCAACTGTCGCAGAAGATGGCGAGCGCTGCCGGACGGCTGAACGTCGATGTCGGATTTCAGGCCGTCGTCTCGAAGAGCAATCAGGCGCTGGAGGAACTGTTGCCGCTTTCGCCCGTCTCGCTGGAGCTATTCACGGCCGACGTGCCGAAGGAGTTTCGCTTCGATAGTCTCCACGCCGTGACTGAAATGCTGCGCCGGCTGGCGAAAGCCGGTCCGGTAATCGGCATTTCCCCGGGTGATCAGTCAATTCTGGAGGCAAGTGCAGGGCGGGGCGGAAAGGGCATTTCGGCCTTTCTCGATAGCAGGCCGCCGCTCGCGGAAGCCGGCGGCATTGCCCGTGCGGTTCTGGCTGCAGCAGAAACCGGTGCCCCTGTGCACGTGCGCCAGATCAATTCGAAACGCGGGATCGAAGTCTGGCGCCGGCTTCGCGATCTCGCTGACGTTTCCGTCGAAACGACCCCGCAGAACCTCTACTTCACGGCCGATGACTATGCGGGTCAGGCTGGTGCAGACCTCAAGGGATCGCCGCCCTTTCGCGACCGAGGAGATGTCGAGGCGCTGCGGCATGCGCTTTCGGAAGGATTGATCACCATCATGGCGACCGATCATGCCCCGCATGCCAGGGCCGAGAAGTCCGCTACCTATCCAGCCTTTGCCGATATTCCGGGCGGAATGCCGGGCCTGCAGACGCTGCTCTTCGTCATGCTCGATCTGGTGGCCGAGAAGCTGATCGATCTTTCGGCGCTTGTACGCCTTTGCGCCTACAATCCGGCCCGGCGCTTCGGGCTCGGCGGCTCGAAAGGATCGATTGCCGTCGGTTGCGATGCCGACATTCTCGTCGTCGACCTCAATCGCTCGACTTCGATCTCCAATGCCGATCAGGCGACCCGTGCCGGCTATACGCCCTTCAAAGGCCGGCGCACCGTCGGATACCTGACGGACGTCTTCCTGCGCGGCGAACGCATCGTGCGCGACGGTGCCCTTCTTTTGCCCAACCGCGGCCAAATCGTCCGTCATGCCGCCTGA
- a CDS encoding thiamine pyrophosphate-requiring protein gives MADGTHAMANDDLLAKTTRMSGADYVAGVLKEEGVKQIIGFPASELFDASAALDIPPLIARTQRVAVNIAEGYARATAGKELAVVTVQYGPGAESAFAGIAQAFNDRVPMLFLPTGYPRGSEAVSPNFESRRNFRHITKWCEAATQVTHLPKLMHAAISRVRNGPPAPVLLELPVDLLAESLDAQPSDHRRPRRSVPQANDGEVAALVETLLAAENPIILAGQGILSASATRDLVEFAELLRIPVMTTPNGKSGFPEDHPLALGTAGRARPAPVDHFLDKADVVLALGSSLTRSYYILPVPDDKIILQVTLDEADLGKDYAVAQGVIGDVGSVLKQMIAHIRQEGLELGKRPDPTAEIAEVRAAFMARWMPLLTSESRPISPYRVVWELMQALDPVTSIVTHDAGNPRDQFCPFYVASVPGSYIGWGKTTQLGSGLGFAIGAKLARPEATVVNLMGESAFGMVGIDFETAVRCDLPVLTIVLRNNVLGGYAKSMPVATEKYGANRITGSYAPIAEALGGYGACVSEPEDLRPALLDALDRVKGGQASLLEVITHEEPRLAGLW, from the coding sequence ATGGCTGACGGCACGCATGCAATGGCCAATGACGACCTTCTGGCGAAGACGACAAGGATGAGCGGCGCCGACTATGTCGCAGGGGTCCTTAAGGAAGAAGGCGTCAAGCAGATCATCGGTTTTCCGGCAAGCGAGCTTTTCGATGCCTCGGCAGCACTCGACATTCCGCCGCTGATTGCCCGCACCCAGCGCGTTGCCGTCAATATCGCCGAAGGATATGCGCGCGCCACCGCCGGCAAGGAGCTCGCGGTCGTGACCGTCCAGTATGGTCCTGGCGCGGAAAGCGCATTTGCTGGCATTGCCCAGGCCTTTAACGACCGCGTGCCGATGCTGTTCCTGCCGACCGGCTATCCGCGCGGCTCGGAGGCGGTCTCTCCAAATTTCGAATCCCGCCGCAATTTTCGTCACATCACCAAATGGTGCGAGGCGGCAACACAGGTCACCCACTTGCCGAAGCTGATGCACGCGGCGATATCACGTGTCAGAAATGGGCCGCCGGCACCTGTCCTGCTCGAGCTGCCGGTCGATCTTCTGGCCGAAAGCCTCGACGCGCAGCCCTCCGATCACCGGCGCCCGCGCCGCAGCGTGCCACAGGCCAATGATGGTGAAGTGGCCGCTCTCGTCGAAACCCTGCTTGCGGCGGAAAACCCGATCATCTTGGCAGGGCAGGGGATCCTGTCGGCGTCGGCGACAAGAGATTTGGTCGAGTTTGCCGAACTTCTCCGCATCCCCGTCATGACGACGCCAAACGGCAAGAGTGGTTTTCCGGAGGACCACCCGCTGGCGCTAGGGACAGCCGGTCGGGCACGCCCGGCCCCCGTCGATCATTTTCTCGACAAGGCCGACGTGGTGCTTGCGCTCGGCAGCAGCCTGACGCGCTCCTATTACATCCTGCCCGTCCCGGACGATAAAATCATCCTGCAGGTAACGCTCGACGAGGCCGACCTCGGCAAGGACTACGCAGTCGCGCAAGGGGTGATCGGCGACGTCGGCTCGGTCCTCAAACAGATGATCGCCCATATCCGGCAGGAAGGCCTGGAGCTTGGCAAACGTCCCGACCCGACAGCGGAAATTGCTGAGGTGCGTGCGGCCTTCATGGCGAGATGGATGCCCCTGTTGACGTCGGAGAGCCGGCCGATTTCGCCCTATCGGGTGGTCTGGGAGTTGATGCAGGCGCTCGATCCGGTAACCTCGATCGTCACTCATGACGCCGGCAATCCGCGTGACCAGTTCTGCCCTTTTTATGTGGCGAGCGTGCCCGGCAGTTATATCGGCTGGGGCAAGACGACCCAGCTCGGCAGCGGCCTCGGCTTTGCGATCGGCGCCAAGCTCGCGCGGCCCGAGGCCACGGTCGTCAATCTGATGGGGGAATCCGCGTTCGGCATGGTCGGCATCGATTTCGAGACGGCTGTGCGCTGCGACCTGCCGGTGCTGACGATCGTCCTGCGCAACAATGTGCTCGGGGGCTACGCGAAAAGCATGCCGGTCGCGACGGAAAAATATGGCGCCAACCGGATAACCGGCAGTTATGCACCGATCGCCGAGGCGCTCGGCGGCTACGGGGCTTGCGTCAGCGAACCCGAAGACCTGCGCCCGGCGCTGCTTGACGCCCTCGACCGGGTCAAAGGCGGACAGGCATCCCTTCTGGAAGTCATCACCCATGAAGAGCCGCGTCTTGCGGGCTTGTGGTAG
- the hydA gene encoding dihydropyrimidinase, with amino-acid sequence MSEHPFDLVIRGGRVVLPDATKQIDIGIRDGLIVALDEDLGEANREVRAEGRLVLPGGVDTHCHMDQQPWEGKSTADDFNTGTLSALCGGTTTVVPFAMQMRGQSLRAIVEDYHERAGPKARIDYGFHLIVGDPSAEVLREEIPGLIAKGCTSIKIYLTYDGLKLDDYEVLNVLDLARAQGAMVMVHAENDACIRWLTEKFIAARKTQLRYHEKAHSEIGDREATFRAISLSELIETPILVSHVAAGGAVEEIRRAKARGLPIYAETCPQYLFLSADDIDTHDLSGAKCVCTPPPRDKSNQPAIWTGILDGTLEVFTSDHSPWHYADKIAGGPNTPFHRIPNGIPGIETRLPLLFSAGVNGGRMSLQKFADLTAGAPARLFGLHPRKGRIALGADADLAIWDAARSVTITNSALHHNTDYTPYEGQTIKGWPIMTISRGDIVWDDGKVLAEPGRGQFIARERPFPPQQALSKVLAS; translated from the coding sequence ATGTCCGAACACCCCTTTGATCTCGTTATCCGAGGCGGTCGTGTCGTGCTGCCTGATGCGACGAAGCAGATCGACATCGGCATTCGCGACGGGCTGATCGTTGCTCTCGATGAGGATCTTGGAGAAGCCAATCGCGAGGTCCGGGCCGAAGGCCGCCTCGTCCTGCCCGGCGGCGTCGACACACATTGCCACATGGACCAGCAGCCATGGGAGGGGAAGTCGACGGCCGACGATTTCAATACAGGCACGCTCTCGGCCCTTTGCGGCGGCACGACCACCGTCGTGCCCTTCGCCATGCAGATGCGCGGCCAGTCGCTGCGCGCGATCGTCGAGGACTACCATGAGCGCGCCGGCCCGAAGGCCCGTATCGATTATGGCTTTCACCTGATTGTCGGCGACCCGTCCGCCGAGGTCCTACGAGAAGAGATCCCCGGCCTGATCGCCAAGGGATGCACGTCGATCAAGATCTATCTGACCTATGACGGCCTAAAGCTCGACGACTACGAGGTACTGAACGTTCTCGATCTTGCCCGCGCTCAAGGCGCGATGGTGATGGTGCATGCCGAAAACGATGCCTGCATCCGCTGGCTGACGGAAAAATTCATCGCAGCACGCAAGACGCAGCTTCGCTATCATGAAAAGGCGCATTCGGAAATCGGCGACCGGGAGGCGACCTTCCGGGCGATCAGCCTTTCCGAGCTGATCGAGACGCCCATTCTCGTCAGCCACGTCGCGGCCGGCGGGGCCGTCGAGGAAATCCGCCGGGCCAAGGCACGTGGCCTGCCGATCTATGCGGAGACCTGCCCGCAATATCTTTTCCTGTCGGCAGACGATATCGACACGCATGACCTGTCGGGCGCCAAATGCGTCTGCACACCGCCACCGCGCGATAAATCCAACCAGCCCGCCATCTGGACCGGCATCCTGGACGGGACGCTTGAGGTTTTCACCTCCGACCACTCGCCCTGGCACTATGCGGACAAGATTGCCGGCGGCCCCAATACGCCTTTTCACCGGATCCCGAACGGCATTCCGGGCATCGAGACGCGCCTGCCGCTGCTGTTTTCGGCCGGTGTCAACGGTGGCCGGATGTCGCTTCAGAAATTTGCGGATCTGACGGCCGGCGCACCGGCCAGGCTTTTCGGCCTTCATCCCCGCAAGGGCCGCATTGCTCTCGGCGCCGATGCCGACCTCGCGATTTGGGATGCGGCCCGCTCGGTGACGATCACCAATTCGGCCCTGCACCACAATACCGATTACACACCCTATGAAGGGCAGACCATCAAGGGCTGGCCGATCATGACGATCTCGCGCGGCGATATCGTCTGGGACGACGGCAAGGTGCTCGCCGAGCCGGGCCGCGGGCAATTCATCGCGCGCGAACGTCCCTTCCCGCCGCAGCAGGCGCTTTCGAAGGTTCTCGCGTCATGA
- a CDS encoding NAD(P)-dependent oxidoreductase — protein sequence MTLLVTGGTGFVMSVLARTWLERDPTARVVILDRAGLDAMAERYFAPVRDRLGVITADICDPAEWQAALDMYDITHVVHGATVTPISRGSAAEARLQPEAEDPARIIDVNFMGSVRILEWARTHKGLKRFVYVSSGSVYRHHGPDWSGEPLPEDGYVAPLTLYGISKFAAEMVVNRYADLFGLSAVSVRLASVYGPMDRATGSRNFRHVPNRVAHMALTGEVIRPNSLEPVGDYVHSADVADAIMALLSAERLHYRHYNIGSGETATIGDVINWASERSPGLQVEISPVETANIIQDVALKDGMWGAYDIARIVRDTAWRPRPARQAFHDYMDWIKDNEMQGEERQ from the coding sequence ATGACCCTACTGGTGACCGGCGGAACCGGATTTGTCATGAGCGTGCTTGCAAGAACGTGGCTGGAGCGTGACCCGACGGCGCGTGTCGTCATTCTCGACCGGGCCGGTCTTGATGCCATGGCGGAACGCTATTTTGCACCGGTGCGAGACCGGCTCGGCGTGATTACCGCCGATATCTGCGATCCGGCAGAGTGGCAGGCTGCCCTTGACATGTATGATATAACCCATGTCGTGCATGGCGCGACCGTCACACCGATCTCGCGCGGCAGTGCGGCGGAAGCCAGGCTCCAGCCGGAAGCGGAAGATCCCGCACGCATCATCGACGTCAATTTCATGGGCTCGGTGCGCATCCTGGAATGGGCTCGCACGCACAAGGGGCTGAAGCGTTTCGTCTATGTCAGCTCCGGTTCGGTCTACCGCCATCACGGACCCGACTGGAGCGGCGAACCGCTGCCGGAGGACGGTTATGTCGCGCCGCTGACGCTTTACGGCATTTCCAAATTCGCCGCCGAGATGGTCGTCAACCGCTATGCCGATCTTTTCGGGTTGTCGGCAGTCTCCGTCAGGCTTGCCTCGGTCTACGGGCCGATGGACCGCGCAACCGGCAGTCGCAACTTCCGCCATGTGCCGAACCGCGTCGCCCATATGGCGCTCACCGGCGAGGTTATAAGGCCTAATAGCCTGGAGCCGGTCGGCGACTATGTCCATTCGGCCGATGTCGCCGACGCGATCATGGCGCTGCTCTCGGCCGAGCGCCTGCACTATCGCCATTACAATATCGGCAGCGGGGAAACCGCGACGATCGGCGACGTGATCAACTGGGCAAGCGAACGCTCGCCTGGACTTCAGGTTGAGATCAGCCCCGTCGAGACGGCGAATATCATCCAGGACGTCGCTTTGAAGGACGGTATGTGGGGCGCCTACGACATCGCCCGCATCGTCCGCGATACCGCCTGGCGACCACGGCCCGCCAGGCAGGCATTCCACGACTACATGGACTGGATCAAGGACAACGAGATGCAGGGGGAGGAAAGACAATGA
- a CDS encoding SDR family NAD(P)-dependent oxidoreductase has translation MPMLNEKVAIVSGASSGLGRAIALRYAAEGAAVVLADITEMPVEGGEPTLSLIRAAGGKGIFVKTDISLWTEVDRLVADTVTNFGRLDILVNNAAIYTSTNLLETTAQQWERVIAVNVTGFFYCCKRAVQQFLTQEPVAEARGRIINISSQHGMVACPGDFPYGVSKGAIVQMTRQIAVDHAHSGIVCNAIAPGKIITGKPGVANDRDALDYSRRRTPWPRLGEPRDVADAAVFLASDMASYITGVNLMVDGGWMAG, from the coding sequence ATGCCCATGTTGAACGAAAAGGTTGCCATCGTATCGGGTGCGAGTTCCGGTCTCGGGCGCGCGATCGCACTTCGCTACGCCGCGGAAGGTGCAGCGGTCGTGCTTGCCGATATCACCGAGATGCCGGTCGAAGGCGGCGAGCCGACGCTCTCCCTTATCCGCGCAGCCGGCGGCAAGGGGATCTTCGTCAAGACCGATATCTCCCTTTGGACTGAGGTCGATAGACTGGTTGCCGATACAGTCACCAATTTCGGCCGTCTCGATATCCTGGTCAATAATGCTGCGATCTACACCTCGACGAACCTTTTGGAGACGACGGCGCAGCAATGGGAACGGGTAATCGCGGTCAACGTCACCGGATTTTTCTACTGCTGCAAGCGGGCGGTCCAGCAATTCTTGACGCAGGAACCGGTCGCGGAAGCACGTGGCCGCATCATCAACATCTCGTCGCAACACGGCATGGTCGCCTGCCCCGGTGATTTTCCCTATGGCGTCAGTAAGGGGGCGATCGTCCAGATGACCCGGCAGATTGCCGTCGATCACGCTCACTCAGGTATCGTCTGCAATGCGATCGCCCCCGGCAAGATCATCACCGGCAAGCCGGGTGTCGCCAACGATCGTGACGCCCTCGACTATTCGCGCCGGCGCACCCCCTGGCCGCGGCTCGGCGAGCCGCGCGACGTTGCAGACGCGGCAGTTTTTCTCGCCAGCGACATGGCGAGCTACATCACCGGTGTCAATCTGATGGTCGACGGCGGCTGGATGGCCGGCTGA
- a CDS encoding allantoinase PuuE, whose translation MSVSANDQTRDFVGYGPMPPSITWPGGVRLAINLVLNYEEGAEYSWLDDGRNDNWGEYNIPNSPPVRDLGTETHFEYGSRAGVWRLARLFDRYEIPVTVSACAVALQKNPAVVEWMAARGHDLLGHGLRWSEYSTMPRDEEERQLHEAIALYKELTGKRPLGWNCRSFPSVNTRDLIVEEGGFLYYSDPCNDDLPYFLDHQGTRLLVVPYSKTLNDSRYLIAPGYSNPRDFAEDCRSAIDYMIGEAEETGGRMLTIGVHARWMGQPNRASGLRDVIEHVRKTPGAAFMRREDIARYWIEHHG comes from the coding sequence ATGAGCGTTTCCGCCAACGACCAGACGCGCGATTTCGTCGGCTATGGACCGATGCCACCATCCATCACCTGGCCTGGTGGCGTCAGGCTCGCGATCAACCTCGTCCTGAACTATGAGGAAGGCGCGGAATATTCCTGGCTGGACGACGGTCGTAACGACAATTGGGGCGAATACAATATCCCCAACAGCCCACCGGTCCGCGATCTCGGGACAGAGACCCATTTCGAATATGGCAGCCGCGCGGGCGTCTGGCGCCTGGCGCGTCTCTTTGACCGCTACGAGATCCCCGTGACGGTCTCGGCCTGTGCTGTGGCGCTCCAGAAAAACCCAGCAGTCGTTGAATGGATGGCAGCGCGCGGCCACGACCTCCTCGGACACGGCCTGCGCTGGAGCGAATATTCCACCATGCCGCGGGATGAGGAGGAGCGTCAGCTCCACGAGGCGATCGCGCTTTACAAGGAGCTTACCGGCAAACGGCCGCTCGGCTGGAACTGCCGCTCGTTTCCGAGCGTCAATACGCGCGACCTGATCGTCGAGGAGGGCGGGTTCCTCTATTATTCAGATCCTTGCAACGACGATCTTCCCTATTTTCTCGATCATCAGGGAACGCGCCTTCTTGTCGTGCCCTATTCGAAGACCTTGAACGATAGCCGCTATCTGATCGCACCGGGCTACAGCAATCCGCGCGACTTTGCCGAGGATTGCCGCTCGGCCATCGACTACATGATTGGCGAGGCCGAGGAGACGGGCGGGCGTATGCTGACGATTGGGGTGCATGCCCGCTGGATGGGACAACCCAATCGCGCGTCCGGCCTGCGTGACGTCATCGAACACGTCAGGAAAACGCCCGGTGCTGCCTTCATGCGGCGCGAGGACATTGCCCGCTACTGGATCGAACATCATGGCTGA
- a CDS encoding SDR family NAD(P)-dependent oxidoreductase, giving the protein MSGSAARLGGKVMLITGAASGIGTAIARRCVAEGASVICLDQASADVLALAEALGRSAIGAACDVTDARSVKAAVEIGLARFGRLDGLVHNAAAPSRDGTVIDLAEQQWQLEIGVSLTGAFLVSKYALPAMIAAGGGSVVFIASQFAHVAVGKAVAYCAAKAGLVHFAKAMAVDHAADGIRVNSLSPGAVATPRLLQRFPDLDAAGAALGPAHLLGRIAQPDEIAASAAFLLSADASFVTGTDLLVDGGYATR; this is encoded by the coding sequence ATGAGCGGCTCCGCAGCCCGCCTTGGCGGCAAGGTCATGCTCATCACCGGAGCGGCAAGCGGTATCGGCACGGCAATCGCCCGGCGCTGTGTCGCCGAAGGCGCTTCGGTGATCTGCCTCGACCAAGCGAGCGCAGATGTTCTGGCGCTCGCCGAGGCGCTCGGCCGATCGGCGATCGGCGCCGCATGCGACGTGACCGACGCCCGGTCCGTCAAGGCAGCCGTCGAGATCGGGTTGGCGCGCTTCGGCCGCCTCGACGGGTTGGTGCACAACGCGGCAGCACCCTCGCGCGACGGCACCGTGATCGACCTTGCCGAGCAACAGTGGCAGCTGGAAATCGGCGTCAGCCTGACGGGCGCTTTTCTCGTCAGCAAATACGCGCTGCCGGCGATGATTGCGGCAGGCGGGGGTTCGGTCGTCTTCATCGCCTCGCAATTTGCCCATGTCGCCGTCGGCAAGGCGGTTGCCTATTGCGCGGCCAAGGCCGGGCTCGTGCATTTTGCCAAAGCGATGGCGGTCGATCACGCGGCCGACGGTATTCGCGTCAATTCCCTGTCGCCCGGTGCGGTCGCCACGCCGCGGCTGTTGCAGCGCTTTCCCGACCTCGACGCCGCCGGTGCTGCGCTCGGCCCGGCCCATCTTCTCGGCCGCATCGCTCAGCCGGATGAGATTGCCGCGTCTGCTGCCTTTCTCCTTTCGGCGGATGCTTCCTTCGTCACCGGCACCGATCTACTCGTGGACGGCGGCTATGCGACGCGCTGA
- a CDS encoding SDR family oxidoreductase codes for MDLELKGKTALVLGAGGGLGGAIAKTLAAEGAQIAVADINAEAAEKTVADIRTAGGSAMALAWDLANLDVIAPNLAAIEKQLGSVDVLVNITGGPPPTLVAGQSADSWRKYFDSMVLSIIAISDAVLPKMREKKWGRIITSTSSGVVAPIPNLGLSNALRMSLLGWSKTLAGEVGRDGVTVNVVLPGRVATQRITFLDEQKAKREGKAVEEISAASTASIPVGRYGDPQEYADVVVFMASARASYMTGSVIRVDGGLIASV; via the coding sequence ATGGATTTGGAATTGAAAGGCAAGACGGCTCTTGTTCTGGGGGCAGGCGGTGGGCTTGGTGGAGCGATAGCGAAAACGCTTGCCGCCGAGGGCGCACAGATTGCGGTCGCCGACATTAACGCGGAAGCGGCCGAAAAGACGGTTGCCGACATCCGCACGGCCGGCGGCTCGGCGATGGCTCTGGCGTGGGATCTCGCCAATCTCGATGTGATCGCACCCAATCTCGCTGCCATCGAAAAGCAACTCGGTTCGGTCGACGTCCTCGTCAACATTACCGGCGGCCCGCCGCCGACGCTCGTTGCCGGCCAGAGTGCTGACAGCTGGCGCAAATATTTCGACAGCATGGTACTGTCGATCATTGCCATCAGCGATGCCGTTCTTCCGAAGATGCGTGAAAAGAAGTGGGGCCGCATCATCACCTCGACATCCTCGGGCGTCGTTGCGCCCATTCCGAATCTCGGACTTTCCAACGCCTTGCGCATGTCGCTCCTCGGCTGGTCGAAAACGCTCGCAGGCGAAGTCGGCCGCGATGGCGTGACGGTCAATGTCGTGCTGCCTGGTCGTGTGGCCACGCAACGCATTACCTTCCTCGACGAGCAGAAGGCAAAGCGGGAGGGCAAGGCCGTCGAAGAAATCTCGGCGGCAAGCACCGCGTCAATCCCCGTTGGCCGCTACGGCGATCCTCAAGAATATGCCGATGTCGTCGTCTTCATGGCGAGCGCGCGCGCTTCCTATATGACAGGCTCTGTCATCAGGGTCGATGGTGGCCTCATCGCCAGCGTGTGA